The window CACTCGCGAAACTGCTCGCCGCCTGGGTAGGCTTGCCGGCTCGCACGGTGACGGTAGGAAGGCGCACGCAGCGGCCGTCGAGGAATCCGCGGCGCGAGTAGTCATTCAGTAGGGTCTCAATGATCAGTTTCTGGGATCCGTAGGACGACGACGGCACGGGCGCAAAGTTGGTCTCATTGATGAGGAAGCCTGGCGGTGCGGGCCCGTAGAcggccagcgacgaggtGAAGACGACCTTCACGCCGGGCATGGTGGCGCGCAGTCGGTCGAGGATGTACCGCGTTGCGTCGAGGTTGACCCGCATGCCGAGCTCGAAATTCTCCTCTGCGCCGCTTGACATGATCCCGTGCAGGATGTAGACGGCCTCGTAGGGGTGCGAGGCGCtgatcagctcgtcgaccTCTTTCGGGGTGGTTAGGTCGGCCCGCACGCGCCTCAAACGGCCTACGTGCTGCGTCGCTGACTCTGGAATGCCTGGCTCGACGACATCGGTGATGGTTACGGTGGTCGAGGCTGGGGTGTTGGCCAGAAGGGCAGAGGCCAGTTCCTGACCGACGTAgccgccggcgccggtgatgaGAATAGACATGTTGGTGTGAGGGAGGGTGTGGAAGTAGTATACGAAACTAACCACCGGAGGGATGAACGATCCCACGCCTTATATAGTTACTTCGTCCTTGCGGGGTTGACCGAGAGGTCCAATACCCCCCCCacgctttctctccatcatTTCGTACCCACCGATCCCGAGTTGGGAGTCGTGGTCGGTGCGAAATCCGATACCCGACTGGCTCGGGAGGTGGGTGATGGAGGACACGGCGCAAGTCCGAGGGTTCAACACAGATGTGGGACTACAATATTTTTTTAACTCAACTTACTTCTGAAGAAGTAACGAACAGCAGGTACGGTCTCTCATATTCTAAACGGCGTAGACGACAGACACATTCCAGCGTGCACATTTCAATCAGAACAGAGACCTAAATTTTTGCGACGAACCAacagagaagaaaaaaaaaagtacATGGGCAAGAAACCTGTCGGACAGAAAACACTGGACGCCGAGAGTAGAAAGCATAAAATGAAATAGACATGAGAAACAGCCAACCCAGATTTATGCAGACCGCTTGTAAAGACCGGCGACGATACAGTGATCACGCTCGAACGGTTCCAGCGTCAGCTGCTCCTTGggcttgatcttctcctcacGCATCTTCTGGACCTCACGGGCGAAGACAACCTCGGGCTTGGCCGTGGAGTCGATACAGTTAGCCTTGATGGAGACGATgacgccgccctcggccttgagGAACATGTGGGCGTTCAGGCCCACGATACGGGCCTGGTCGGGCTGGGCCACATCGGCGAAGATGACATCGACCATGGGCACGAGCATGCGGTAGCGGAGCGGGTGACGGGCATCCTCGACGATGGGGATGACGTTGGTGCGGTGCGTCGCCATGCCAATCAGATCACGGCCGGATCGGTGGGAGAACTCGACCGCGTAGACGTTACCAGTCGGGCCAACAATATCGGCGACGTGGCTGACAGAGGTACCCGAGGCAGCACCCAGGTATAGCACCTTCGCGCCGGGCTTCATGTAAATATCGTCCAATCCACCCAGGATACCAGCCGCGAGCTTGCTGCGGAACGGGTTCCACACGCGGTATTCCACCTTGGTGACAGCACCGTCCTCAGCGGCGGGCGACTCGACCGagatgcgcttctcgccgtACACGGCCTCGCCGGGGGTCAGGTTCTTGGAGACGAGCAGATCCTCCTTACCACCACGGGCGACGAACACACCAGCGTGACGGTGGGGCTCCTATTCAACGGAATGTGTGGTTAGCGattgcttttctttcccttgtCGTTCGAATGTCCAGCACTTACAATGACAACCTTCGCACCACCCCGAGCACCACTCGCGCCGCCACGGCCTCCACGAGGAGCACCAcgaccgccacggccaccacggccaGGGGggccaccacgaccaccaccacggccaccgccgcgACCACCAAAGCCACCTCGGTCTCCGAAGCCACctgagaagagaaaaaaaaaaccaacgATCAGCACACCAATCCACTTCAATTGTATTCGCAGACAAGGCATCGCATGGTCATGGAACCAGTAATGTTCACCAGTGACAAATGCCGATGCGTCGAACTGCTGCAGAAATCGACTGGGTAAAACAAACCTCGACCACCACGGCTTCCACCACGACCGCCCCGTCCAGGGGGGCCACCACGGCCTCTAGGAGTAAAAGCCATTACTGTTGTGTATGAAGAATAACGTCTGTCGAAGGAGCTGGGTCACGCAGCTGGGAGGGTTGAATGGGCTGCGAGCTCTGTCTGGAGTGTCGGCGTCGTTGCGGCGGCCGAGATTTTTTTTGCTTCGAAAATCAGAAAAGCGCTAGCCTGACTGGGTTAGTGTTTTTTGGGTTTCTGCTGTTCGTGCTGAGTCAGAATGGTCACCTGACTGGTTCGAGCCCTTGCCTTTTacggagaagcagaaaagaaagaaaggaagaaattcGTAAGTTATTCAGATACTACGAACTAACGGTAGCCTCCCCTTCTGTACAAAAAACACACAAAAAAGACAGACTAAGATGATCCAAAGAAGTAGTAGTTGGCCGAGTACTGCATGGTGAATGCAGACGGCATGCCCTTGCACGTCGCGGGCGGGTTCCCGCCAGCGGTATTGACCCGGTAGACACTCTTGTAGTTGCCCACCGTACCCGTGGTCGTAGAGAGATAGAGCCACACAACGGCGCCATACTCGCCCTTGAACGCATCCGAGGGCGCATCGATCGAAtcctgcttcttggtcatgGCAACGCCGTACtgcttgctggtggtggtgtcgaGGTTGAACTCCGGGGTGGTGGAGTCGTAGAAGAAGTGGTGGCCCATCAGGTCGATGTTGGCCGGTGGGAGAGCGGTGTATTCAAAATCCGGCAGCGGGATGTTGTAGGCGATGTTGGgcagcatctccatcagGTCGGGGAAgttggcggcgatgcaggTGGCGTTGTACAGATTGGCGAGGGCGCCGATGGACACAGGGATGGTGTTTTCGGTGGAGTCTGCACAGGTGTAGTTCTGGGAAGCGCGACTGTTAGTGAATGACTTTTCGAGGCTGTGGAGTAAATAACATACCTGTGTGCCTCGTCCAAGCGCAACGTACATTGGCGAGACGCCAGTGGGACCCGGGAGGCCGGAGGCATAGGAAGGCAGTGTGATGGAGGATGGGTTGCAACCCATGGATGGCTTGGATTGATACTTGGCATTATTGATGTGCTCGCTCACTTTGCTGTAGAATTCGGCCAGGTTCTCCGAGTAATTGTAGATATCGTCGAAGAAGCGGGTCGGCTGAGCCAGAGAGACTGCCGCGAAGCAGACGAGGAGAGATGGCAGACGCATGGTGGTGACTTTTGGACGAGAATATGTTCAATGGGTAAAGCAAAGGAGGGGAAAGAGGTATTATGTTCTTTAGCTTAAGGCTGCCCAGCAGATCCAAGAAAGAACGAAGTGAAAGTGAACggcggatgaagaagagatggACATCGCAATCGGAGCTGGGAATGGCGGGTACATATAGAGATGCGATCCTTCAGTCCAATCTCCAAGATCGAACTCGAAACATCTATAAACAGAGTGCTGGCGGCTGCAGGGTGCTAGCAGGGATGGGGTCTGGGCACAGCATCCTGATTCGTCCATCGCCGGCGGCTACTGCAGTCGCACCAGGCCAAACGGCGACGTGATTGGCGCCCGATCAATATAGCAACGCGCTAAGCCAAACAGCGAGTCCTGAGAGGGCGTTTCGCACAGGGATTGCCAGGGGGATATTCTCCGGACTATTAATAAATCTGACTGCTCGACCATGTGGATTCGCCGGTGGATTCGGCGGTTAGCTGGTGGTAACCAAAGGGGTGGCGTGCCGAACTCCTGATCCTATCAGGGATCGCGCAAATTGATCAAAATAGATCTCCTTCGCTGATTACCTGACAGCTTTGGTTGCAGCTACCCTGGTCCTTTCGCTGGTCTGGCTATTATTGCGGGGCGGGCAGACCCATTGGATTCGTTCTTCCCCATTCGGCCTCTCCTTACAATCCATGGCGCATCGCTCACTTCTGGCGCAAAGTCCTTGGCGCATACTGGTTATTCTCACTAGGCAGCAGCCGTTTGCTAACTATATCGATCTATATCCGGCCGACATTGGTGAGGAGAAAGTCTACCCGAGGAGGCGCCGATATGCCACAGATCTATCTCT of the Penicillium psychrofluorescens genome assembly, chromosome: 1 genome contains:
- a CDS encoding uncharacterized protein (ID:PFLUO_000964-T1.cds;~source:funannotate) — translated: MSILITGAGGYVGQELASALLANTPASTTVTITDVVEPGIPESATQHVGRLRRVRADLTTPKEVDELISASHPYEAVYILHGIMSSGAEENFELGMRVNLDATRYILDRLRATMPGVKVVFTSSLAVYGPAPPGFLINETNFAPVPSSSYGSQKLIIETLLNDYSRRGFLDGRCVRLPTVTVRAGKPTQAASSFASDIIREPFHGKKAILPVAKETEMWICSPYTIVKNLLHARDVPKGAFGESRSVNLPGLKVSVQEMLDALEAVGGPERRALVEEKYDAATDKIVQSWTPQFDTARAFQLGFAADIGMLENIQQFASGFV
- a CDS encoding uncharacterized protein (ID:PFLUO_000965-T1.cds;~source:funannotate); protein product: MAFTPRGRGGPPGRGGRGGSRGGRGGFGDRGGFGGRGGGRGGGRGGPPGRGGRGGRGAPRGGRGGASGARGGAKVVIEPHRHAGVFVARGGKEDLLVSKNLTPGEAVYGEKRISVESPAAEDGAVTKVEYRVWNPFRSKLAAGILGGLDDIYMKPGAKVLYLGAASGTSVSHVADIVGPTGNVYAVEFSHRSGRDLIGMATHRTNVIPIVEDARHPLRYRMLVPMVDVIFADVAQPDQARIVGLNAHMFLKAEGGVIVSIKANCIDSTAKPEVVFAREVQKMREEKIKPKEQLTLEPFERDHCIVAGLYKRSA
- a CDS encoding uncharacterized protein (ID:PFLUO_000966-T1.cds;~source:funannotate); the encoded protein is MRLPSLLVCFAAVSLAQPTRFFDDIYNYSENLAEFYSKVSEHINNAKYQSKPSMGCNPSSITLPSYASGLPGPTGVSPMYVALGRGTQNYTCADSTENTIPVSIGALANLYNATCIAANFPDLMEMLPNIAYNIPLPDFEYTALPPANIDLMGHHFFYDSTTPEFNLDTTTSKQYGVAMTKKQDSIDAPSDAFKGEYGAVVWLYLSTTTGTVGNYKSVYRVNTAGGNPPATCKGMPSAFTMQYSANYYFFGSS